The Halalkalicoccus subterraneus genome has a segment encoding these proteins:
- a CDS encoding helix-turn-helix transcriptional regulator: MSAAELEAELSEDERVGLELVRQSGGIHQSDFWKELDVSSRKGSRIAEKLASTDLIERQDTVYNGHNTYLLTPAARDLDFSLLMAGDMLSPFIGEEEIDANSDAFSQWIMNLAYEG, from the coding sequence ATGAGCGCCGCCGAACTCGAGGCCGAGCTGTCGGAGGACGAACGGGTCGGGCTCGAACTCGTCCGCCAGAGCGGGGGGATCCATCAGAGCGACTTCTGGAAGGAACTGGACGTCTCCTCGCGAAAGGGCAGTCGCATCGCCGAGAAGCTCGCCAGCACTGACCTGATCGAGCGCCAGGACACGGTCTACAACGGCCACAACACCTACCTGCTGACGCCCGCGGCCCGCGATCTAGATTTCTCGTTGCTGATGGCCGGCGACATGCTCTCGCCCTTTATCGGCGAGGAGGAGATCGACGCCAACAGCGACGCCTTCTCGCAGTGGATCATGAACCTCGCCTACGAGGGGTAA
- a CDS encoding aminotransferase class V-fold PLP-dependent enzyme, with the protein MTPEELRAETPGFESCTYLNTGASGPSPRRVVESATGCIEHHEYDSPNAEGMYVAADAVYEEAREAVAGLLNTDERRIALTQSTTDGINRIASAVDFEPGDVVVRTDLEHSAGILPWQRLADLHDLEVRVLETHQGRIDPEEYAEAVSDARLVCFSALTWTHGTRLPVRKLVEIAHDAGARVLVDAVQMPGQTGMDVEAWGADAVAAAGHKWLLGTWGAGFLAVSPDFLEELEPRSVGYRSVAEPDAETYAFHEGARRLEVGTTNPAPYAALAEAIRTMEELGSDRIESRIADLTDRLKTGLGEDRLRSPREYESGLVTFSDESPEETVERLDEAGVRVRTLPDGESVRASVHAINTEADIDALLEAL; encoded by the coding sequence ATGACCCCCGAGGAGCTTCGAGCCGAGACGCCGGGCTTCGAGAGCTGTACCTACCTCAACACCGGCGCGAGCGGGCCTAGCCCACGTCGCGTCGTCGAGTCTGCGACCGGTTGTATCGAGCACCACGAGTACGACTCGCCGAACGCGGAGGGGATGTACGTCGCCGCGGACGCGGTCTACGAGGAGGCCCGCGAGGCGGTCGCCGGACTGTTGAACACCGACGAGCGGCGGATCGCGCTGACCCAGAGCACGACCGACGGGATCAACCGGATCGCAAGCGCGGTCGACTTCGAGCCGGGCGACGTCGTGGTTCGGACGGACCTCGAACACTCCGCCGGGATCCTGCCGTGGCAGCGACTCGCGGACCTCCACGACCTCGAAGTCCGAGTCCTCGAAACGCACCAGGGTAGGATCGACCCCGAGGAGTACGCCGAGGCGGTTTCGGATGCTCGGCTGGTCTGCTTCAGCGCGCTCACGTGGACGCACGGGACGCGACTACCAGTCCGAAAGCTCGTCGAGATCGCCCACGACGCCGGGGCGCGGGTGCTCGTCGACGCCGTCCAGATGCCCGGACAGACGGGAATGGACGTCGAGGCCTGGGGCGCGGACGCGGTCGCGGCGGCAGGCCACAAGTGGCTGCTCGGGACGTGGGGCGCTGGATTCCTCGCCGTTTCGCCCGACTTCCTCGAGGAACTGGAACCGCGTTCCGTGGGCTATCGCAGCGTGGCCGAGCCGGACGCCGAAACCTATGCCTTCCACGAGGGAGCCCGACGGCTGGAGGTCGGCACGACGAACCCCGCGCCCTACGCCGCGCTCGCGGAGGCGATCCGCACGATGGAGGAACTGGGCTCCGACCGGATCGAGTCCCGGATCGCCGATCTGACCGACCGACTCAAGACGGGATTGGGCGAAGATCGCCTGAGAAGTCCCCGCGAGTACGAGAGCGGGCTGGTGACGTTTTCCGACGAGAGTCCCGAAGAAACCGTCGAACGACTGGACGAGGCGGGGGTTCGCGTACGGACGCTGCCCGACGGCGAGTCGGTCCGCGCGTCGGTCCACGCGATCAACACCGAGGCCGATATCGACGCGCTACTCGAGGCGCTCTGA